One Anoplopoma fimbria isolate UVic2021 breed Golden Eagle Sablefish chromosome 21, Afim_UVic_2022, whole genome shotgun sequence DNA segment encodes these proteins:
- the LOC129111089 gene encoding kelch-like protein 34 — protein MDSYSLLYSSSHRTRLLAGFQHLRSEGNMCDVVLEVGGVSYPCHRALLASSSEYFWALFGETTAERLAGSISLPALTPEGLDAILDFLYSGWLRISSPTLPVVLEAARYLQVETAVSICERFLTDGLNTDNCCCYANLAEHHALSDALEAANQTIAMEMGTLLKESRNDLLGLNIQSLMVVLDADEIPGVKEVELIKLALDWLDENGPLPLLKSNLLLSHLRFGLVAPSDLKDLSHAHRAMATPLIRSQLTRALEYHRLGSAQPIRQSKQSTLRGSPNRVLLVGGGSSPDWPEQQMLSFDPRSRKFSPLSSSLPLRLRNHCVCSVGGFLFVIGGKEVKEGDENGKKCVTVATSKQVWRYDPRFDHWETMESMLERREKFTCCVVDDVIYAIGGRHARPDGNTHTSIASVEFYDMATGAWRRGATMPHPLYGHASAVLDNGVYVSGGRSANQGGSYPGDNPDNHSREVLFWDLKGRVWEKRASMSIGRFSHRMATAQGYIYALLGMYEPFCDIEQYDSESDHWTRLRPLLTGSFNYGVVSMPSGNLLVFGGRRWSDGQEVIVKSVLEYDTKTDRWREICQLPRPLTGTECTLLPLPD, from the coding sequence ATGGATAGCTACTCCCTCCTCTACAGTTCTTCCCACAGAACCAGACTTCTCGCCGGCTTCCAGCACCTGCGCTCTGAAGGTAACATGTGCGATGTCGTCCTGGAGGTCGGCGGTGTGTCTTACCCTTGTCACCGCGCCCTTTTGGCCAGCTCCAGCGAGTATTTTTGGGCCCTGTTTGGAGAGACTACCGCTGAGAGATTAGCGGGCTCCATTAGCCTCCCGGCGCTAACACCTGAGGGTTTAGATGCCATTCTGGACTTCCTGTACTCCGGCTGGCTCCGCATATCATCGCCTACACTTCCTGTGGTCTTAGAGGCGGCCAGGTACTTGCAAGTGGAGACGGCCGTGTCAATATGTGAGCGCTTTTTGACTGATGGTCTAAACACAGATAATTGCTGCTGCTATGCTAACCTAGCCGAGCATCACGCCCTCTCGGATGCCCTTGAAGCTGCCAATCAAACCATCGCTATGGAGATGGGGACGTTGCTGAAGGAAAGCAGGAATGATCTTCTCGGGCTGAATATCCAATCACTGATGGTGGTGCTTGACGCTGACGAGATACCTGGTGTCAAGGAGGTGGAGCTCATAAAGCTGGCTCTGGATTGGCTGGATGAGAATGGGCCCCTCCCTTTGCTGAAATCAAATCTCCTGCTGAGTCATCTGCGCTTCGGATTGGTCGCCCCCTCTGACCTCAAAGATCTCAGCCACGCCCACAGAGCCATGGCCACACCTCTCATCAGAAGCCAGCTGACTCGGGCGTTGGAGTACCACCGGCTGGGTtcagctcagccaatcagacaGAGCAAACAGTCGACACTAAGGGGGTCGCCAAATCGCGTGCTCCTTGTGGGTGGAGGATCCAGCCCTGATTGGCCGGAGCAGCAGATGCTGTCGTTTGATCCTAGAAGCAGGAAGTTCTCACCTCTGAGCTCCAGCCTCCCGCTGCGACTGAGAAATCACTGTGTTTGCTCGGTGGGAGGTTTCCTCTTTGTGATCGGGGGAAAGGAAGTGAAAGAGGGGGACGAGAATGGGAAAAAGTGTGTCACCGTGGCGACATCCAAGCAGGTGTGGCGCTACGATCCTCGCTTCGACCACTGGGAGACGATGGAGTCCATGCTGGAGAGGCGGGAGAAGTTCACCTGCTGCGTGGTGGACGATGTTATCTACGCCATCGGGGGACGACACGCGCGACCAGacggcaacacacacacatccatagcTTCTGTTGAGTTTTACGACATGGCCACAGGAgcatggaggagaggagcgaCGATGCCACACCCCCTTTACGGCCACGCTTCCGCCGTGCTTGACAACGGCGTTTACGTGTCTGGTGGTCGTTCGGCCAACCAGGGCGGCAGTTACCCAGGCGATAACCCAGACAACCACAGCAGGGAAGTCCTGTTCTGGGACCTCAAAGGAAGAGTCTGGGAGAAGCGGGCGTCCATGTCCATCGGCAGGTTCAGCCACCGCATGGCGACGGCCCAAGGTTACATCTACGCCCTGCTGGGAATGTACGAGCCTTTCTGCGATATCGAGCAATACGATTCGGAGTCGGACCACTGGACCCGCCTCCGACCGCTTCTCACCGGCTCCTTCAACTACGGGGTGGTGTCAATGCCGTCTGGGAATCTGCTGGTGTTTGGCGGGAGGAGGTGGAGCGACGGACAGGAGGTGATAGTGAAGAGTGTGTTGGAGTACGATACAAAGACGGATCGCTGGAGAGAGATCTGTCAGCTCCCCAGACCTCTCACTGGGACCGAGTGCACACTGCTGCCTCTACCAGACTAA
- the smpx gene encoding small muscular protein: MSKPSTNVKALQANLNIPMGALRPGAGHPVKRREETVDTEEAQSPEQPCAAAQTPEEKKALPGAVKLPGPAVNLSELQNVKSELRWVTKD, from the exons ATGTCCAAACCTTCGACCAACGTTAAGGCCCTTCAG GCTAATTTGAACATCCCGATGGGAGCTCTGCGTCCAGGGGCGGGACATCCTgtcaagaggagagaggagacagtagACACAGAAGAG GCTCAGTCACCAGAGCAGCCCTGTGCTGCCGCCCAGACGCCAGAGGAGAAGAAGGCGTTGCCGGGCGCGGTGAAGCTGCCCGGTCCGGCCGTTAACCTCTCAGAGCTGCAGAACGTGAAGAGCGAACTACGATGGGTCACCAAGGATTAA